CTGGCGCCGTTGAAGTAGCCCGGAATATCGAGTCCGCGCAACAGCGCCACCGCCTCTTTGTGGCCGCGCGCGGTCCACACCTGCTGACCGTAAAGGATCGCGGGACGCTCGGAATTGACGAGAATGTCAGCCAGTTTCTCGATGTCGCGCGGGTCGCCGATCGACTTCGTCGACGCCCGGTAATGGCCCGGCAGCGGCACTACGGCGCGCGTCAGCTCGACTTCGCGGTCGAGCACGTCGCGGGGAATTTCCAGGTACGCGGGACCCGGCGCGCCATTGAAGCATTCGCGCACAGCCATCGAAACCATGTCCGCGACCCGCTCCGTGCTCGGCACGCTGGCGGAAAACTTAGTAATCGGCGCCATGATGTCGACGTGGGGCAGATCCTGCAGCGAACCCATCTTGTGCTGCGAGAGCGCACCCTGGCCGCCGATATGGAGGACCGGGCTCTCCGAACGGAACGCCGTAGCGATGCCGGTCACCGCATTCATGCAGCCCGGCCCTGCGGTCGTCACCACGCATCCGAGCTTGCCGGTCTGCCGCGCATAACCATCGGCGGCGTGCGCCGCAACCTGTTCGTGACGCACGTCGATGATGCGAATTCCCTCGTCGACACAACCATCGTAGATATCGATGATGTGGCCGCCGCATAGCGTGAAGATCGTGTCGACCCCTTCGTTCTTCAGCGCCTTGGCGACCAGATGGCCGCCCGAGACGACACCGGCGTCGCGGGTCTTCTGCTTGAGCGTGTCATCGGCCGTCGTGCTGCCCTTAGCGGTACTGAGGGATGAAGCAACTGCAGACATGGTCGTCTCCTTGTCGGCACTTCGTAAGCGTCAGCTGCCTGTTCAATACGGTATGTGATATATCACGTTCAGGCAAGACCAATTTCGACCTGATGATTGACGTGAGATTCGAGCGCGGGAGGCTTACCTGGAGCGGCTTTCGCCGCAAAAAGCGGGCTATTCACCGTTCCGGGGCAAGGGAAAATACTGAGGAAGGCTGAAGGTCAGACGGGAGAGATAGAGACGAGACGAAGCAAAGCGCGGCGAAGCGAGCGCGGGCAAACACCAGCCATTAACCGCTCAATCCAGAAAGTCGCAATTCGCTTCGACAAATGCAGCGAGATCGAGCGAGTGCTGCCGCGCAAGTCGCTCAGCTAACTCGGTATCGCGCTTCTCGAGCGCCTCGATGATACGCAGATGATCGACGATAGAACGCGACGCGCGGTCGCTCTGCGAAATCGTCATGCGACGGATAGCCCGCACATGGATGAAGATGTTCTTGATCGTATCGAGGATGATCTGCGACTTCGACAACTCGACAATTGCCTGGTGGAAGGCAATGTTCGCGTCCGAGTATTCGGCAATATGCTCCGCCGGCGTCGTGTCCTTGAAATTGTCGAACATGTGGCGCAGCGTGGCGATTTCCTCGTCTGTGGCATGCAGCGTGGCGAGCCGCGCTGCCATGCTTTCAAGGGCCGCCCACATCTGGATCATCTCGACGATTTCGCGCTTGCTCTTGCGCACAATATAGATGCCGCGCCGCGGCACCATGCGCAGAAAGCCTTCCTGTTCGAGCAGCGTCATCGCTTCGCGTACCGGCGTGCGGCTGACGCCTAGCGATTCGCTCAGCACGCGTTCGTCAAGACGGATCTCGTCGCGCGACTGGTAGATGTCAGCGTCGGCAATGGCCTGGCGCAGCATCGCATAGGCCTGATCGCGCAAGCTTGCGCTCACGCCGATCGGCTGCAATGACAGTGTCAAAGGAGTGGCCACTGCTTCAGTTTGAAGTTCTGACGACATTCATCGCCTCTTGTTGAACATGAGCAGCCGCGTGGGCGCCCGCATTTGTCCTGGCACGAACACCCGAGGGCGGCGCGGGTGTGGCCGGGCTGTCCTGTTCGCCAAGTCCCGCAAAGCGGCCATGTTGCGACGCGAGTACGGCAACCGGTTGCGGAATCCAGCGAGTCAGCAGCACGGTGGCAGCCGAACCCAAACCAACCACAGCAACGGCCAGCAAGGCCAAAGACACCACATCCATTTGCAACTCCAGACGATTGAATGAGCAGATCACTCAATCATATGCTGCAATGCCGCAAATATCAATATTCCGTATGTAGTATATCAATCAATTATGCGCTGCTACTGTAACATCAAGGTACCATGGCCGTCGCTGAATGGCGTATTCGCGCGCAAATAGCGCGCAGCTTGCGCGGTAAGCATGGACTCACTACACGGCTGGATGCGCCGGCCGCCCTCCTCGCCCTCTTGGTGTTAACGCGGAAAACGCGCGCTATGCGCGCATACTCGGCCGCCAATCGCGCAATATGCCTCAAACGCCGATTGTCGAAGAGGTGCTGTCTCTCTATGCTTCGGAAATCCTGCAGCGGACCAAACGGTACCTGGTCACAGAGCCTGGCCACCTCCCGATCACCCCTGCACTTCCGATATCAGGTAGGAGACACTTCATGACCACGGCAGTATCGACAGCGGCCCCACGCGACGCCGCCACTAACGTCAGCCGCGCCCGCCGGGCCGCGCTGGGCAGCTTTATCGGCGCGGTGGTCGATTGGTACGACTTCCTGCTGTACGGCATCGTCGCCGCGCTCGTCTTCAATACCGAGTTCTTTCCGCACGTCAGCCCGGCGATGGGTACACTCGCGGCCTTCGCCACCTTCGGCGTCGGCTTCCTGTTCCGGCCGCTCGGCGGCTTTATCTTCGGCCATTACGGCGACCGTCTCGGCCGCAAACGCATGCTGGTGCTGACCGTCATGATGATGGGCCTCTCCACTGCCGCAATCGGCCTGCTGCCGTCGTTTCTCAGCATAGGCTGGTGGGCGCCGGTTTTGTTGGTGACGCTGCGTGCCATCCAGGGTTTCGCGGTTGGCGGCGAATGGGGCGGCGCAGCGCTGATGGCCGTCGAAAGCGCGCCTGAGAAAAAGAAGGCGTTCTACAGCAGCGGCGTGCAGGTCGGCTATGGCGTCGGCCTCGTGCTCTCCACTGGCCTCGTGTCGATCATCAGCCATTCGATGGACAACGCCACCTTCCTCGCCTGGGGCTGGCGTCTGCCGTTCCTGTTCAGCGTGCTGCTGGTGTTGATCGCGCTGTGGATCCGCTCGAACATGGAAGAGTCGAAGGAGTTCGTCGAGAAGGTGGTCGAAAAAGGCGCGAAGCGTGCGCGTCTGCCGATCGTCCAAGCGTTGCTCACGCATCCGAAGGCGTTTCTGCTGATCATTGCGCTGCGTCTTGCCGAACTGTTCACGATGTACATCGTGACCGCCTTCGCGCTGAACTATTCGACCGCAAATCTCGGCATGCCGCGTACGTTCTTCCTGAATATCGGCCTGCTGGTGGGCGCGCTGAGTTGCTTCACGATTCCCTGCTTCGCAATCGCCGCCGACCGCTTCGGCCGCCGCCGCGTCTATATGGTCGGCGCGCTGGTCGGCATGCTGAGTGCCGTGCCGTTCTTCCTCGCACTCGATGCGCGCGCAACGATATGGATCGTGATCTTCGCGGTGATGCTCGCCAACGTTGCACACGACATGATTGTTAGCGTGCAGCAGCCCATGTTCACCGAACTGTTCGGCACCGAGTACCGTTACAGCGGCGCCGGCGTCGGTTACCAGGTGGCGAGCGTCGTGGGCGGCGGGTTCACGCCGTTTATCGCCGTGGGCCTCGTGAGTCTCGCGGGCGGATCCTGGCATCCGGTGGCGGCGTATCTCGGCGTCGGTTGCCTGATCTCGCTGCTGGTCGCGGCGCGGATGAAAACCGGCCGTACTGTTTAAAACGACGATGCAGTAAAACCCCGCAGTGGCGCCCCGTCCTCGGGCGCGCCGTCAATGTCCTGCTATTTCGCGGTTCGATCGACCCGAAAAAATGCCGCCCTGGGTGGCATTTTGCTTTCTTTACCTTACAGCGAAGCGAGCGAGACGCGCCTGCGCCCGTATGCCAGGCGTATTCCTTATGCATTCTCATCTCATATTGCCAAGGCGATCCGCGAGACCTATCGTTGCTTGACGGCCCAGGCGTCGTGCAGAAGTTGAATCAATATGAAATTGAACAACATATGTGCACGGCGCATTTTCCCGTGCGATGCCGCGCCTTAAAGCTCAAGCATTGCCCGCGAGCGCCGATAACAAGTAAGAATCGTAATCGGAGACCCAAATATGAGCAGTATTACCGAGCCGCGCAACAACCCTGGCTCTGCACCCTTCTTTTCCAAACAGGCCACCGTTGCAGGTCCAGGCTTCTCGCGCTGGATGGTGCCGCCCGCGGCGCTCGCCGTGCATCTGTGCATCGGCCAGGCATACGCGTTCTCCGTGTTCAACGGACCGCTCACCAAGGTGATCGGCATCACGCAATCCGCGCCGGACGACTGGTCGTTGACCACGCTCGGCTGGATTTTCTCGCTGGCAATCGTGTGCCTTGGTTTGTCGGCAGCGTTTGGCGGCAAGTGGCTCGAGCGGGTCGGCCCGCGCCGTACGATGTTCACCGCGGCATGCTGCTTCGGCGGCGGCTTCCTGGTATCGGCGCTTGGCGTGTGGCTGCATCAGATTGTGTTGCTGTACCTCGGCTATGGGGTGATCGGCGGCATCGGTCTGGGGCTCGGGTATGTATCGCCAGTCTCCACGTTGATCCGTTGGTTTCCCGACCGTCGCGGCATGGCGACCGGCATGGCCATCATGGGCTTCGGCGGCGGCGCGATGATTGCAGCACCGCTCTCCGTCGCGCTGATGAACCACTTCCACAGCGCAACCAGTAACGGTGTTTGGGAAACCTTCGTAGTGCTGGGCATCGCCTACTTCATTTCGATGTCGATCGGTGCGCTCGCGATTCGCGTACCTGCGCCCGACTGGAAGCCGGCAGGCTGGACACCGCCCGTCACTAACCAGAACAAGATGATCTCGCGCAATCACGTGCATATCGATCAGGCGTTGAAGACCCCGCAGTTCTATCTGATCTGGCTCGTGCTGTTTCTGAACGTGACGGCCGGCATCGGCATTCTCGGCCAGGCGTCGGTGATGATTCAGGAGAGCTTCAAGAGCACAGTCACGGCGGCGGCCGCAGCGGGCTTCGTCGGACTGCTGTCGCTCTTCAACATGGGCGGCCGCTTTGTGTGGGCCTCGGCATCCGACTGGATCGGCCGCAAGAATACGTACTTCATCTTTTTTGCGCTGGGTGCCGTGCTGTATTACCTCGTGCCGGGATTTGCCGCCTCGGGGCAGATCGCATTGTTCGTGCTGGCCTACTGCGTGATTCTCTCGATGTACGGCGGCGGCTTCGCAACTGTGCCGGCTTACCTCGCGGATATGTTCGGCACCGCTTTCGTCGGCGGTATTCACGGCCGCTTGCTGACCGCATGGGCAGCAGCAGGGGTGGCAGGCCCTGTGCTGGTGAATTACATCCGTGCCTATGAAGTAGCACATGGCGTGGCCAAGGCCGACGCCTATACGATGACGGTGCACATCATGGCAGTCCTGCTGGTGGTCGGCTTCGTGTGTAACCTGCTGGTCAAGCGGGTGGACGAGAAGCACCACATGAGCGACGCACAACTCAAGAGCGGACAATAAGGAGACCTGATATGAGCACCAATCAAGCTGCCCAACCTACTTCCGCACTCAAGCTCGGTGTGTTCTGGCTATATGTGTTGATTCCCCTTGCATGGGGCGTGGTGAATACGCTGCTGCAAGCGATGAAGCTCTTTAGCTGATCGCGATATCGACATTGACATTGGCGTTGCAACGCGGACGCCCTACGCAAAGACGCGTAGGGCGTCCGTCGTCAAATGCACACGTAGTACTCAGTCCGGCGATTCCAGCCGCAGCGGAAACGTAATTTCAAAGCTCGTCCCTTCACCCTCATAGGAGTCGAAGCGGATCTGCCCGCCAAGCACTCGCGACAACTCCCGCACAATCGCAAGCCCCAGCCCAGCACCGGGAATATCGTCCCCAGTCGCGCGCTCGAATTCCTCGAACACGCGCTCGCGGTCCGACACCCCGATCCCGACTCCTGTGTCCGATACCCGCAAACGCCACCGGTCGTCGCCATCAGTCGTCATCGCGAGTTCGACCTGACCCACCTTGGTGTATTTCGACGCGTTAGTCAGCAGATTGAGCGCTACCTGTTTCAGCTTGAGCCGGTTCGACACCACCGTGCTCAAGCCGGCATCGAAGATAGGGCTTAAACGCAAGCCCTTCGCTTCGATCGCCGGACCGCACGATGCCACCAGTTCGTCGAACAGTTCGCGCAGCGGGAACGCCTCGACGACAAGCGGATTGGTATCGCCAAGCACAACGGAATACTCGACCAGTTCGTCCACGAGGACCTTCATGTCGACCGCCTGGCGATTGGCGAGCGCCAACGCCGCTTCGACCTTGGTGGGTGCGCGCGACATCAATTGCAGCGCCATCGAAAAGACGTTCAGGAAGTTGCGCAGATCGTGCACGACGCTGCGCGTGATCTGCATGCGCGACTCGTACAGATCGCCGACCAGTTTCTGCTTCAGGGTGAGTTCGTGATTGGCGCGTTCGAGCCGGCCGGTGTAATCGTCGATCTTGCGGTCGCGCTCGGTTACCACCTCGCGAATCGACGTCAGCGTAACGAAACTGACAGCTTCATCGATAAAGTGCCGCGCGCGCTCTTCGTGACGCCGCGTGAAATACGGCCGGGATTCGCTGAACTGGACAATCTGGCCGGCCAGCATCTGCCGGAACAGGTCGAGTTCGCGCACCAGTTCGTCGATCCGGTAGCCCTGCTTCCAGCGCAGCTTGCCATGCTTGCGTGCGTTGCGCTCGATGGCCGGCTCGACCTGGTCGAGATCCTGATCTTCAAGCGCGCTGCAGATTTCCTCGAGAATGGCCGGGATATGATCGGAGAGCTGCTCATACGTCAGCCGGTCGGCATCGCTCAGCTCGGTGTCATGGAAGACAGCCCGCATCCAGCGTTCGGTCAGATTGACCTGATCCAGACGAAGGCTTTCGGCAAACGCACGGAGTGGACGTACTTGCGTATCGGACATGAATCAGGGCCTGCCGCCGCGTGGGAACGGGAAAAAATGAACGCTCGCCCCTGCCAGCGGGGCTCGCTCGATCACCTACCGTACCAGCGTATCACGCCCGGCTGACGCCAAGCCTCGCGGCCTTCCCTCAGACGATTGACTAGACCAGCTCGAACACCACGTCCTGGGCGCCTTCCCACAGCACCTTGGTGCCGAGTTCACGCAGACGCTCCTTGCCTTCGACGATGGTCAGAAAATGGTTGCCGGCCAGTTGTCCCATCTTGCTGGCAAAACAGCACGAGCCATAGGCGAGGATGATCTCGGTTTCGCTGTAGCCGCCGGGATAAAACAGAATATCGCCGACCGACGGATGGCTCGTGTGATTTTCAAAGCCCACGGCCTTGCCGTCGTTTTCGAGCTTGAAATCGCCGAGCGGCACCCAGCAGCCCTCGCCGCTCCAGCGAACGTGGATGATTTTCTGGCGATACGGCAAGAGCTTCAGGAAGGCGGCGACCGTTTGCGGTGCATCCGGATTGGTTTCGGCAATAAATTCGTGGCCGCAGGAGGTGA
The sequence above is drawn from the Paraburkholderia phenazinium genome and encodes:
- a CDS encoding MFS transporter small subunit → MSTNQAAQPTSALKLGVFWLYVLIPLAWGVVNTLLQAMKLFS
- a CDS encoding GntR family transcriptional regulator yields the protein MSSELQTEAVATPLTLSLQPIGVSASLRDQAYAMLRQAIADADIYQSRDEIRLDERVLSESLGVSRTPVREAMTLLEQEGFLRMVPRRGIYIVRKSKREIVEMIQMWAALESMAARLATLHATDEEIATLRHMFDNFKDTTPAEHIAEYSDANIAFHQAIVELSKSQIILDTIKNIFIHVRAIRRMTISQSDRASRSIVDHLRIIEALEKRDTELAERLARQHSLDLAAFVEANCDFLD
- a CDS encoding L-lactate MFS transporter → MSSITEPRNNPGSAPFFSKQATVAGPGFSRWMVPPAALAVHLCIGQAYAFSVFNGPLTKVIGITQSAPDDWSLTTLGWIFSLAIVCLGLSAAFGGKWLERVGPRRTMFTAACCFGGGFLVSALGVWLHQIVLLYLGYGVIGGIGLGLGYVSPVSTLIRWFPDRRGMATGMAIMGFGGGAMIAAPLSVALMNHFHSATSNGVWETFVVLGIAYFISMSIGALAIRVPAPDWKPAGWTPPVTNQNKMISRNHVHIDQALKTPQFYLIWLVLFLNVTAGIGILGQASVMIQESFKSTVTAAAAAGFVGLLSLFNMGGRFVWASASDWIGRKNTYFIFFALGAVLYYLVPGFAASGQIALFVLAYCVILSMYGGGFATVPAYLADMFGTAFVGGIHGRLLTAWAAAGVAGPVLVNYIRAYEVAHGVAKADAYTMTVHIMAVLLVVGFVCNLLVKRVDEKHHMSDAQLKSGQ
- a CDS encoding DUF3830 family protein, yielding MTRLRLTSCGHEFIAETNPDAPQTVAAFLKLLPYRQKIIHVRWSGEGCWVPLGDFKLENDGKAVGFENHTSHPSVGDILFYPGGYSETEIILAYGSCCFASKMGQLAGNHFLTIVEGKERLRELGTKVLWEGAQDVVFELV
- the shiA gene encoding shikimate transporter, whose product is MTTAVSTAAPRDAATNVSRARRAALGSFIGAVVDWYDFLLYGIVAALVFNTEFFPHVSPAMGTLAAFATFGVGFLFRPLGGFIFGHYGDRLGRKRMLVLTVMMMGLSTAAIGLLPSFLSIGWWAPVLLVTLRAIQGFAVGGEWGGAALMAVESAPEKKKAFYSSGVQVGYGVGLVLSTGLVSIISHSMDNATFLAWGWRLPFLFSVLLVLIALWIRSNMEESKEFVEKVVEKGAKRARLPIVQALLTHPKAFLLIIALRLAELFTMYIVTAFALNYSTANLGMPRTFFLNIGLLVGALSCFTIPCFAIAADRFGRRRVYMVGALVGMLSAVPFFLALDARATIWIVIFAVMLANVAHDMIVSVQQPMFTELFGTEYRYSGAGVGYQVASVVGGGFTPFIAVGLVSLAGGSWHPVAAYLGVGCLISLLVAARMKTGRTV
- a CDS encoding sensor histidine kinase → MSDTQVRPLRAFAESLRLDQVNLTERWMRAVFHDTELSDADRLTYEQLSDHIPAILEEICSALEDQDLDQVEPAIERNARKHGKLRWKQGYRIDELVRELDLFRQMLAGQIVQFSESRPYFTRRHEERARHFIDEAVSFVTLTSIREVVTERDRKIDDYTGRLERANHELTLKQKLVGDLYESRMQITRSVVHDLRNFLNVFSMALQLMSRAPTKVEAALALANRQAVDMKVLVDELVEYSVVLGDTNPLVVEAFPLRELFDELVASCGPAIEAKGLRLSPIFDAGLSTVVSNRLKLKQVALNLLTNASKYTKVGQVELAMTTDGDDRWRLRVSDTGVGIGVSDRERVFEEFERATGDDIPGAGLGLAIVRELSRVLGGQIRFDSYEGEGTSFEITFPLRLESPD